The Parabacteroides sp. FAFU027 DNA window GTTCTCGATGATTAGTATATTTTGTTAAATTTGCAGCATCCGGGAGATATCTTACTTTTCCCATTCCTTTCTCATTCGATTTCGTTTAAACATTTACCATTAAAGCATTACGTTCCAAAGAATCTGACACACTTAAATAATCACACATGAGAAAATTATCAATTCTATTTCTGCTGCTTCTGGCTTTGGGTACCCAGTCGTGCAAGCACTTCACCTTATTTGGCAAAAAGCATAAAAAACAGGTTGCAGCTGCCGATACGGCTAAGAAAAAAGAGGTCAAAGAGCCACTTTACAAACCTTTCAAAGAGATTATCACCGCCAAAGCGGTGAGTCAGGAGGGGCTACTTACCGTCCATAAAGTCGATACTAAGTGGTACTTCGAGATTCCCGATTCCATCTTGGGAAGGGAAATACTGGCCATCACCCGTTTCTCTAAGACCCCGGCCGGTGTATCTTTCTATGCGGGGGAAGAGGTCAACGAACAGACCATGTATTGGGAAAAAGCTCCCAATAAAAAGATTTTACTGCGCGTTTCAATCCTGATCAATAAAGCTGACTCTACCCATGCCATCAGTAAGGCGGTGAAAAACTCCAATACCGACCCTATTATTGCCGCGTTTGAAATCAAAACGCTTTCTCCTAAAGGAAATGCCGTGATTGATGTAACGGACTTCTTTAATGGGGATAACCAAAGTATCTCTGTCCCGCAACAAGTGAAACAGATGTACAATCTCACCGGCCTGGCGGGTGACCGCTCCTACATCCAACGCATCTCCACTTACCCGATCAATACGGAGATACGCACACTGAAAACTTATAACGCCAATACCTCATCCATGGGCAACCGTATGATGATGGTGCCGGGCGGTTACCAGACCGGAGCCGTCACTGTTGAGCTTAACACCTCTTTTATCCTATTGCCTAAAATACCGATGCGTAAACGGCTCTTCGACCCACGTGTCGGTTTCTTTGCCGATGAATATTCTTTTTACTCTGACCATCAGGAAAAGGTGGAGAACTCCAAATTCATCACCCGTTGGAGACTTGAGCCCAAACCGGAGGATATGGAAAAATTCAAACGCGGTGAATTGGTGGAACCACAGAAGCCAATCGTTTACTATATCGACCCCGCCGTTCCCAAACAGTGGCGCCCTTACCTTATACAAGGTATAAACGACTGGCAAAAAGCGTTTGAACGTGCCGGATTTAAGAATGCCATCCTGGGTAAAGAGTGGCCGGAGAATGACTCTACCATGAGTCTCGAAGATGCACGCTACTCGGTAATCCGCTATTTTGCTTCACCGATAAATAATGCTTACGGACCTCACGTACACGACCCCCGCAGTGGCGAAATCATCGAAAGCCACCTCGGATGGTATCACAATATCATGAACCTGTTGCACAACTGGTATATGATACAGGCTGCTATGAGCGATACGACTGCCCGCAAAATGAAATTTGATGAAGAGTTGATGGGACAATTGATCCGCTTTGTCTCTTCACACGAAATCGGACACACCTTGGGACTTCGCCACAACATGGGCTCAAGTAGCACCGTTCCGGTGGAAAAGTTACGCGATAGGAAATGGGTAGAAGCATACGGTCATACTCCATCCATCATGGACTATGCCCGGTTTAACTATGTTGCACAACCCGAAGATCACGTTGGTCGTGCCGGTCTCTTCCCCCGTATCGGCGACTACGACATGTGGGCCATCCAATGGGGCTATAGACCGATACCTGATGCAAAAGACGAAGAAGAGGAGCGCAAGATCCTGAATAAGATCGTCATTGACAGTCTGGCAACCAACAAACGGTTGTGGTTTGGAAGTGGTGAAATGTGGTCCGACACCCGTTGTCTTACCGAAGACCTTGGAGATGACAATATGAAAGCTGATGAATATGGTATTCGTAACCTGAAACAAATTATTGTGCGCCTTCCTGAATGGACAAAAGAAGAGGCAGACCAATATAAAAACCTGACCGATATGTACAGCGTACTGAAAGGACAGTATTTCACCTATATCGGTCATGTCATCAACAACATCGGTGGTCAATATATCAATATCAAAAGCATCGAACAAAAAGGAGATGTGTATGGCAATATGCCTAAAGATAAATCAAAAGAGGCTATCGACTTCCTCAACCGTAATTTCTTCCATACGCCCAACTGGATCGCTAATCCGTCTTTTAGTAATAAGGTCTCATCATCTACGAACCGCGACTTCAGCAACAGCGCCGGATATTATATCTCCAGTCTGGTACGTGCATCCTTGCTGACCCGCTTGTCTGAGATGTCCGGTTCTTCATCTAAAGCCTATTCGGTAAATGAATACCTGACTGATCTGGAGAAATGCATCTACGAAGAGCTCTCTACCCGTAAACCGGTGGATTATTATCGCCGTAGTCTGCAAAAGGCTTATGTCAACGAGCTGTTCAATGCCGTATTCACAACGACAAATGAGATTGGCGGAACTCCCATGATCAACGAGAGTGTCGCCAAAACAGACGTTCCCTCAATCGTAAAAGTACATCTGGCATCCCTCAAAAGCAAAATCGATGCAGCTTCTGCCTCTGGCTCCGATGCCATGACTCGTATCCACTACAAAGACCTGAGCGAGCGTATTGGGGTCATCCTCAACAAACGAAAGTAAAAACATCAATATCTATTTGCTTCTTATCGGTCATGCCTTTAGTATTTCATTGTACCCGGGCGTGACCGATTAAGTTGCTAAATCTCCAGGATTTACAATGTCCAATCATTCAACTTTCTGTCCAATACCCAATCTACCATGACAGAATAATTATCATTCCGCTTATAGCTATTATTATGAGACACCTACTTTTTACTCTTTTGTTGTTATTCTCTATTTCTGCTTTTTCACAAAACAGCACCATCAGTTTTATCAACGACACGACTTTGGATGCTGCATTATCCATTGCCAAACAAAAACACAAAAAATTATTGCTCTATTTCGATCGGAACGAAAAGAATAAGAAACATTCGATGAAGCAGGATGTATTCTCTCAAAAAGAAGTGAGTGAATATTATCATGAACACTTTGTTTGTATGAGCGTCTATATCCAATCTAAAAGCAATAAAGAAATCTGTAAGCAATTCAATGTTAAAGGAACACCCGACTTTATATACCTAAATGAAAAAGGAGAAATTATCCACCGGGCAATTGGCCAGTTGATGGGAGGTTTTTCGTGGTTTATCGATTTGGGCAAAGTAGCTCTGGATAGCACTAAAAACCTGAAAGCATATCAGGACAAAATAGCCAATGGAGACCTGAATCCGGCTACATTATTTCAATATTTCCGACTTACAATGTCAATGGAAAATCCGCGTAAACTCTTGGATCAATATTATAACCGGATAAGTGATGAACAGAAATACTCTATTGATACGTGGAACTTATTCAGAAGTTGGGATAATAATATTGAATCACCTATGTTTCATTTCTATATAAATAACCTACAAAAAACAGAAGCAAAGATCGGAAAGAAAGATGTCGTGCAAATGATTGTACAAATGATGGATAAATACCAATCTGATTCGGCTAAATATTACTGGTTCAAAGAAATAGCTCCTGAGATATTTAAACAAAACAAAGAAAGTAACGATTTCTATAATGCTATGGCTTATTATGAATATCGAAAAGCAGATAAAGATAGCTGGAAAGACTTTCTCCTGAAAGCCCAAATATACTTTGCTAATTCAGATATACCAGCAGATGAATATCATTCGGCAAGTCTGTTTGTTTATTCAAATTACATGAAATACAAAGACAAAAAAGCGTTGAAATTGGCACTCGGTTGGGCAGAATTATGCATTAAGGCAAGTCCAGAAAATAGCAAATACGCAGACTGTTACGCTCATATCCTGTATGATTTACACAAGGAGAAGGAAGCAATCCTTTACGAGGAACTGGCTGTAAAAAATGGAACAAAAAGTGCTGATTACGATTCATATCTGAAAGAGTTGGAGCATTTCAGGAAAAGAAAATAGCATCAAAACCGAATAAGTATGAATCTCACAATTACCAAAAGAAATTCTCTTTCTTGACTGATAAATATGACATCAGAGAAGATGAATCTCTTATCTGCAGAGCGGAATCAATATTATTCTCCTTTCAAAAAAAGATCAAGGTAGCAGATCTTTTCAATATCGAGAAATTTAGAATAACAAAGAACATAACCTTGTTTCATCCAACATATGAAATCGAGTACGAAAGTGGTTCTAATCTTACCATTGAAGGAAAATCTCTGCTATATGATTACTTTGTACTAAAAATTCCAGAAGGTATATACGAAATTCATCACCAGCAAGGACTTAAGTTGGCAATATTCAATAAAGAAGAACAGATTGCTGAAATACGTAAAAACAGAATTAAGGTTTTCAAAGGAGACGAATATTATATCAACGCTAATTCTGATGTAAGAAAAGATTTATTGATCGCTATATGTCTGGTCTGGGATATAAATGATTTTAAGGATTCCGATAATGCCGTTACGATTGACCTTGGGAATATCGGACCTGTAAAAAGAAATGCAGATCAAAACTGGACACCAATTCGATAATCTCATGAAATACAATATATTATTTTCACTCTGTCTTATTGGTATTTCAATATCAATTTTCCCCGAAATACCGGACAGACGTACGAATGACACGGATACCATCTGGAAGAGCAATCAGGTAATTATACTGGGCGATACAACTATTGACCGGACAAAGATAAATTACACAGCAACCCGTTTTGAGCCTTATATCTCATTTAGGGACTTTAAAGTGAAATCCTCATTCAAAGGTATTAAAGCTCAGATCAATTTCAAAAGTAATATTACAGCACGGAGATATAAGACCAGAATCAGCGAGACTTACCAGGCAAAAGGAGTTAACTTCGCCGGTCATTATTGCTTCGTATTTTGGGGATGCGGATCACCTTGCAAGAGTAGTGCTATCGTTGATCTTCAAACGGGAAAAGTATATGACGGTCCAACTTCAGAATTAGGTTATGAATACAGGAAAGATAGTTACATGATAATCGTAAACCCTCCGGATTCATCAGGCTTTTTCGATGATTGCATTTACTGTCATCCTCAGATTTGGGTATGGAATGAACAGACTAAAAGATTCATAGAAAGAAAACCGTCTAAAAGATAAAAAAGCTCCTTATTACCACAAAGGCAATAAGGAGCTTTTTAGCTATATGATTGTCTCTCTAAATCATTACAAAAGATCAACTATATAACTTATTGACAACCCAAAGTCTGAACTTCACAGGCAGTCGGTTGTAAAGGAAGCAAATAAACTGATACTGAACACCGGGAACGACTACCGGGTTCATCCGTTTTGCAAATATCTGGTTCACAATTTTAGAAGCTACATCTACGGGATTCATTCCGTTTTGTTCATCTTTTTCCATAATACCAACAGCTGTTTTCATTGATTTGGTATATACCGAATCTGATAGCTGAGAGGCAGCGGTATATTTACGTGCAGCTGTAAATTCTGTTTTAGTATCCCCCGGCAATACAGTACAGCACTGGATATTAAACGGTTTCAACTCCATAGATAAGGCTTGCATGAATACCAACAAAGCGGATTTACCAGCAGAATAAAATGCCTGGAAAGGAATAGGCACAATGGCAGCAACCGATGAAGTGGTAATGATTCTGCCATAACCCTGTTTACGAAATACAGGAAGACAAGCCTGAATGGTTTTTACAGCACCAAAGAAGTTTGTCTCTAACTGATAACGCATCTCCTCTTCTGAAGTATCTTCGATGGCTCCGGCAATTCCGTTACCAGCGTTACAGATTACTGCATCTAAGCGGTTGTTTTCACTGATTATCTGAGCTACTGCACTTTCGATCTCTTCCGGATTGTTTACGTCCATTTTAACATGAACCAACTCTCCTGCGCCGTTCACTGCTTTTCTTGGCTCACCTCCCCGACGGGAAGCTGCATATACTTTTACACCTTTATTCATCAGGCTTTCAGCCGTAGCAAGTCCTATTCCGGCACTTCCTCCGGTGATAAGCACAACTTTTTGTTCCATATTATTGAGTATTGTGGTTTATATATTCCCAAATCATTAAACGCCGGATCCACATCTTCAGCGATTTCAATCCGGCGTTTGCAAAATTAGTAGAAAATTCAAGACAATAGCCTTTTACTCCATCATCATTCCCTTTGACGCAAAACCATCCTTGAGATGAAGCAATGCTTCGCTTTTCACCTGCTCCCGTTTGGAAATCGTAGTCCAAAAATGAACTTTCAGCCAACAGGCTTCAGGAGTGACTTTGGTAAATAGAATAACCGGTTTCTTTTTCCCAATGACATGGGGTTGATTTACCAAAGTGGCATTGATGATTTCATTAATCACATTGGCATCCAGCTCTTCACCAGAAAGAGAAAATTCTATCATCACCCTGCGTTGGTCATTGGTATAAGTCCAGTTAACAATATTCTGAGAAGTCAGTATTCCATTAGGGATAATTACTTCTGCTCCATCTGCCGTATTGATGGTACTGGCCCGTAGTCCGATTTCTTTCACTTTTCCGGACTGTCCGCTCACTTCAATTTCATCCCCTACCTGCAATGAACCGTCAAAAATCAGGATAATACCGGAAATCAGGTTATTCACTATCGACTGTAATCCCAAACCGATACCAACACTCAATGCTCCCAAAACAATAGTAATTTTATCCAATGGTAATCCCGACGCCGCTATTGCCAACAGATAACCGGAACAAAGCACAAACAAACGAATCATCAACAAGCGGGAGTGCTGTCCCTTAGTGACCTCGGTGATATCGTCAAGGTCACTGCCCACAGCTCCCAACGCATAACTAATCAAACGCTGCAACAAATGCGCCAACCAGATAATGGCAAAAAAGAGCAATATGCTGATTAATCTGAAAGATACGCTTCCCACATTACGTGTAGCATTAAAAAACTGATCCACACTGCTGCTGATTGCAGGATAAATATTCAGGTTAGAGGTAAGCAGGATAAACCACAAGATAAGGATGATAAATGTTAATGGTAATCTCAGCTTCCTGATTACAATGTGATGGTCAAACGGCCTGTCAATTCCTTTACGCAACCGGCTACTTTCGATTTGTAGAAAAACTATCTCCTGAACCGTATCATACATCACAGGCAGGGCAATTGCCTGTAAAATAGCGAATACGGAAGAAATGCCTAGCAAACAAGAAAGGGAGAACCGGCCAAACAAGTTGGCAACTATTCCCACAAAAGCTAAAGCAATACTGGTCAATGCGGCATATCTAATCCAGTTGTAGAACAGGGTCTTTTTATCTAGTTTTTTGATAAATCGGGATACATACGCAATCATTACACCGTACAGCATCAATTGCCAGAAACGTTGTATAAATGTTGATTCCACAAAAAGGTTTGTGATGACAATGATCAATGCGACAATCAGCATCGCCTGCCACTCCTTCCAAACCTCTCGTTTCCACTGATCTTTAAAAATGACTGAAATGACAATGATCAATAACAAATAATCAATCGCCAGATAAGATACTGGTGCATACGCATCGAAAAACTGCATCATCAGTAAAACGACCACCAGAATAGCTGATACAGGTTTATTGTTCAGATACTTCAGATTAAGGAATGCCAGTTTCCGGTTGTTATTCCGACATTCATGCAACAGATTCCGTGAATAATAAAGCCATCCGAAAAGCAACAACGTAATCAGTAGAATAAATATTCTTTGCCATAAAGTCTGGGAAAAATAATATCCGATTGCCTTGAATTCCCTGTCCAGTTTATGGCTAAACTGAACTGTTTTTCTGGAGTCTGTGTCAGATGATTTATCTGATTTCCATAAATAATTAACCTCTTCTCCCCAAAGCAATTCACTTGCCTTATCCATACGTGTTTCAAGAGAACTCAACATATTGGAGAGGGTAATCGAATTTTCGGAAGCATTTAACTTCAACGCATTAAGTGTTCTCAGTTTCTCCCTTATCTGTTTATCGTTGGTGTACCATTTGGTTTGCAAACGGTCCATCCGGGCATTAAACTTCCACCGCAACGATGAATCGGCACATAAAGCCTTAAATACAGAATCGGTCATAGCCCCTTTCAGCCTTAACTTGGAATGATACAAACGATTGTACAGATTCTTAAGATTTTGTTGAGTCCGTTGATTCTGACTGTAAAGGTTGGACAGGAAATTATGATACAAATAAAGGTTCTTCATGTGAACTCCTGTTTGTCGTTCGCTTACATAAAGTCGGATGCGTTCCGTTTCATTGGTAAGGTCATCAATTCTCCGACCGAAAGTCACCACTTCTACGCCAAGACGCGCACTGTCCAGAATATCATTTAACCGGTCATTGATGCGTTCAATACTCATCATATAGTCGCTGGTCGTCAGCGTATCGCTGGCCCAAACCAGTTTCTTGCGCCAGGTCTTTTTCTTTGGTTCCGGCACAACGGGAACCGGCTGAACAATGGTATCTACCGTTTTTTCTGCCAGTTGAGCGTTTTGTTCGGTGACGACCGGCTGAGCAGCTTCCGGTTCAGTCTGGGCATAAGTACCTAAACCGACGGCAAATATTAAGCTTAGAAGAATAATTCGTAGCGTTCTCATCTGTTTTCCTTTATTGAAGTGGCATTTTGTCATTGAAAAAGAAAATTTGAATGTACTATACATGAATAGACAAAGTAATCAGCTGTATAAATCTCTAACAAAATTAGAAGCAAATTGCTTTCGTCAAAGCCCCTGGACTTAAAATATAATCAGGACCCGGCTATTTTTCAAAATAAGTCTTGAAAATGAGCGGTTTTAAAGAGCGAGCAATAAAATAATCTTGTCATATTTCGTTTTCCCCTGTAACAAAAGAAGAGCAAGTCCAATCGACCAGCTCTTCTTTATCATATAACCTTATTATAGAGAATATTTTCAGGCTTTGATCCGAAAAACCTGTAAGTTCATTTTCAACGCATCATACATCAGGAGTTTGCCCGAAAGTACTTCTCCCGCTCCGGTAATTATTTTTACAACTTCTGTAGCTTGTATTGCACCAACAACACCAGGCAAAACGCCCAGGACTCCAACGTCAGAAGCAGGGCGAACACCATCCGGCGCTTCCGGGAACAAATCCCGATAAGAAGGACCTTGCTGATAATTAAAGACCGACACCTGTCCTTCAAACTGGTAAATCGAACCAAAGACCAACGGCTTTTGCAACCGGGCAGTCACATCTCCAATTAGAAAACGGGTCGGGAAATTATCACAGCAATCCAACACAAGGTCATATCGGGAAATAATATCTTCGGCATTATCCATCGTCAGCATTTCAGGATAAACATCAAAGGTTATATTTGGATTCAGATCAGAAAGCTTCTCTTTCGCCACTTCCACCTTATATCTCCCGACATCCTTCGTTCCAAACAGAATCTGGCGTTGAAGATTACTTACACTTACCACATCGGCATCCACTATCCCGATTCGGCCCACTCCCACTGCTGTCAGATATTGAAGTGCAGGACAACCCAATCCGCCGCAACCTATCACCAACACCGATGCCCCATGCAGTTTTCGTTGACCTGCCTCCCCGATTTCCGGCAGCAACAGATGGCGCGAATAACGTTCCGTATCCCCTTCCATCATGATTCAAGTGCAATCATGGAGATGTCCCAATCCTTCCATACAGCTTCGTAACCTTTGGAGCGAAGCATCTCGCAGATTTCAACCGGAGTACGGTCATCATTAATATTAAACTGTTCCAATGTTTCAGGAGAAACAGCATAACCGCCGGGATTCGTTTTCGATCCTGCACTCATGGCGGTAACCCCAAGCTTCACCAGATTATCCCGGAAAGCAGCGCTCTCCCGGGTAGAAATGGAAAGTTCCACTTCATTATCAAACAGGCGGAAGGCGCAAATCGCCTGCACCAATTCACGGTCAGACATAATCACATTCGGCTGAAAACCTCCGGTAAACGGACGCATGCGTGGAAATGAAATAGAGTATTTCGTTTGCCAGAATTTCTTTTCAAGATAATTCAAATGCATTGCCAGGAAAAATAATTCCGTGCGCCACTCTTCCAGTCCGATTAATGCGCCCAACCCTACTTTATGCACACCCGCGTGTCCCAGACGTTCAGGCGTTTCGAGGCGATAATAGAAATCCGCCTTTTTACCGGCAGGATGATATTCCGGGTAACGGTCTTTGTTAAAAGTCTCCTGATACACATACACCCCGTGCATTCCTTCGGCTGCCAATGTCTCGTAATCGGCCTGGTCCATCGGTTGTACTTCGCAGGTAATCTGGGCAAAATGAGGCCGTAATAGTCGAATGGCATTCTTCAGATAATCAACACCCACTTCACGGGGAGATTCCCCCGTCACCAGCAACAGATGTTCGAAACCCATTCCTTTGATGACCTCCACCTCTTGCATGATTTCACTGTCGGTCAATACCCGGCGATGGATTTTATTCTTCACACTAAATCCGCAATAGACGCACGAATTGTGGCATTTATTCGACAGATAAAGCGGTACATAGAGCTGCATCGTTTTACCGAAGCGGCGCAAAGTGTTTTGATGACTTTTTTGCGCCATCTGTTCCAGATACGGTAGTGCCGCCGGAGATATCAAAGCTTTGAAATCCTCAAGGTCGCACCGATCTTTAGCCAACGCAATTTCTACATCGCGGGCTGTTTTGGCTGTTATGCTTTTTTCGACATCCTCCCATTGGTAAGTATCGAATAGTTCTTTGAATGACATAATATATAAAATTGAGACCCCACCCCTGCCCTCCCCGAAGGGAAGGGAGTTTTACACAAACACATTATATTGGGCAGAGTCAATTAAACATCTATAGTTTCGAAAACCCACTTTCTCCCCTCCTTTGCAGGAACAGGGGAGGTCTTTACCCCAAAAATGAAGTCAACGGACTACTCGCTTCAGCATGTTTCAGCTGCTTCGCCAATCGGGCCTCGTAAGCCATACGGCCACACTCTACCGCCATGCGAAAGGCTTTGGCCATCTCCACCGGATTACCGGCCACAGCAATGGCAGTATTGACCAGAACGGCATCAGCACCCATTTCCATCGCCCAGGCAGCATGGGAAGGTGCACCAATTCCTGCATCCACCACTACCGGTACATTACTTTGCTCGATAATGATTTCGAGAAAATCAATCGTGCGCAATCCTTTATTGGTTCCAATCGGAGCGCCCAATGGCATTACCACGGCTGCACCGGCATCTTCCAGTCGCTTACACAAAACAGGATCGGCATGAATATACGGCATAACCACAAAACCCTCTTTAGCCAGCTCTTCAGTAGCTTTAAGTGTTTCAATAGGATCAGGTAACAGGTATTTCGGATCGGGGTGAATTTCCAGTTTCACCCAGTTGGTTCCCAGCGCTTCACGCGCCATACGGGCTGCAAAGACTGCCTCTTTGGCATTTCGCACACCGGAAGTATTCGGCAACAGATTGATCTGTGGATGATTAAGGTGTGAGAGAATATCATCCTGTTCGTTACCGGTATCAACTCGTTTGAGTGCTACGGTTACCAACTCACTTCCCGAAGCAACTAACGCCTCTTCCATGATTTGTGACGAACTGAATTTTCCGGTACCGGTGAATAATCTTGAGCCGAAAGTCTTCCCGGCTATAACTAATGGTTTCATTGTGATTGTTATTTTGAAGTTAAAGGAGGAAATATGTCAAGAGATTAGACAAAAGGACGAAGAACCAGCAGAGCTTTTCTCTTTATATTCCCTTTAAATTGTAAATAGTAAATCTGCTAAATGGTAAATCGTCTCACCCCCCCTGCGTGGCGCGAATAACAGTCAGTTTATCGTTTTCCTGAAGAGTAACGAAAGGCCAGTTTTGACGAAAAACGATTTCATCGTTCACAGCCACAGCAATGCCCTTTGTTTCGGACAAATTAAGTTCGGATAATAGAGAAATAAGGAAGGTTTGTTCGGTAATCTCCCGCGGTTCATTGTTTACATATACCTTCATAACAGTATGAATTAAAAGGTGATACAATAAACTTTAGGGGAACGAATCTGAAAAATGAGAAGATACAGGAAGTCCTCAACTTTTTCCTTACGCAGGTATTATCCTGTTCAGGTTCGAAGGGTATAATCTCAGCCTTTTAAGGGGCACCCCTAAAGTTTTCGCCACAAAGGTAAATGATTTTTTCATTCAGCCCCGAATTTAGTCCCTGAAATTTATTTATAAATATTATCCTGAATAATCAAATTACAGCTCCAAATAAACCTCTTAGCTATCAACCGATTATAAAACACAAACCACCCTACAACATTATTTAA harbors:
- a CDS encoding zinc-dependent metalloprotease — translated: MRKLSILFLLLLALGTQSCKHFTLFGKKHKKQVAAADTAKKKEVKEPLYKPFKEIITAKAVSQEGLLTVHKVDTKWYFEIPDSILGREILAITRFSKTPAGVSFYAGEEVNEQTMYWEKAPNKKILLRVSILINKADSTHAISKAVKNSNTDPIIAAFEIKTLSPKGNAVIDVTDFFNGDNQSISVPQQVKQMYNLTGLAGDRSYIQRISTYPINTEIRTLKTYNANTSSMGNRMMMVPGGYQTGAVTVELNTSFILLPKIPMRKRLFDPRVGFFADEYSFYSDHQEKVENSKFITRWRLEPKPEDMEKFKRGELVEPQKPIVYYIDPAVPKQWRPYLIQGINDWQKAFERAGFKNAILGKEWPENDSTMSLEDARYSVIRYFASPINNAYGPHVHDPRSGEIIESHLGWYHNIMNLLHNWYMIQAAMSDTTARKMKFDEELMGQLIRFVSSHEIGHTLGLRHNMGSSSTVPVEKLRDRKWVEAYGHTPSIMDYARFNYVAQPEDHVGRAGLFPRIGDYDMWAIQWGYRPIPDAKDEEEERKILNKIVIDSLATNKRLWFGSGEMWSDTRCLTEDLGDDNMKADEYGIRNLKQIIVRLPEWTKEEADQYKNLTDMYSVLKGQYFTYIGHVINNIGGQYINIKSIEQKGDVYGNMPKDKSKEAIDFLNRNFFHTPNWIANPSFSNKVSSSTNRDFSNSAGYYISSLVRASLLTRLSEMSGSSSKAYSVNEYLTDLEKCIYEELSTRKPVDYYRRSLQKAYVNELFNAVFTTTNEIGGTPMINESVAKTDVPSIVKVHLASLKSKIDAASASGSDAMTRIHYKDLSERIGVILNKRK
- a CDS encoding thioredoxin fold domain-containing protein, whose product is MRHLLFTLLLLFSISAFSQNSTISFINDTTLDAALSIAKQKHKKLLLYFDRNEKNKKHSMKQDVFSQKEVSEYYHEHFVCMSVYIQSKSNKEICKQFNVKGTPDFIYLNEKGEIIHRAIGQLMGGFSWFIDLGKVALDSTKNLKAYQDKIANGDLNPATLFQYFRLTMSMENPRKLLDQYYNRISDEQKYSIDTWNLFRSWDNNIESPMFHFYINNLQKTEAKIGKKDVVQMIVQMMDKYQSDSAKYYWFKEIAPEIFKQNKESNDFYNAMAYYEYRKADKDSWKDFLLKAQIYFANSDIPADEYHSASLFVYSNYMKYKDKKALKLALGWAELCIKASPENSKYADCYAHILYDLHKEKEAILYEELAVKNGTKSADYDSYLKELEHFRKRK
- a CDS encoding SDR family oxidoreductase; translated protein: MEQKVVLITGGSAGIGLATAESLMNKGVKVYAASRRGGEPRKAVNGAGELVHVKMDVNNPEEIESAVAQIISENNRLDAVICNAGNGIAGAIEDTSEEEMRYQLETNFFGAVKTIQACLPVFRKQGYGRIITTSSVAAIVPIPFQAFYSAGKSALLVFMQALSMELKPFNIQCCTVLPGDTKTEFTAARKYTAASQLSDSVYTKSMKTAVGIMEKDEQNGMNPVDVASKIVNQIFAKRMNPVVVPGVQYQFICFLYNRLPVKFRLWVVNKLYS
- a CDS encoding mechanosensitive ion channel family protein produces the protein MRTLRIILLSLIFAVGLGTYAQTEPEAAQPVVTEQNAQLAEKTVDTIVQPVPVVPEPKKKTWRKKLVWASDTLTTSDYMMSIERINDRLNDILDSARLGVEVVTFGRRIDDLTNETERIRLYVSERQTGVHMKNLYLYHNFLSNLYSQNQRTQQNLKNLYNRLYHSKLRLKGAMTDSVFKALCADSSLRWKFNARMDRLQTKWYTNDKQIREKLRTLNALKLNASENSITLSNMLSSLETRMDKASELLWGEEVNYLWKSDKSSDTDSRKTVQFSHKLDREFKAIGYYFSQTLWQRIFILLITLLLFGWLYYSRNLLHECRNNNRKLAFLNLKYLNNKPVSAILVVVLLMMQFFDAYAPVSYLAIDYLLLIIVISVIFKDQWKREVWKEWQAMLIVALIIVITNLFVESTFIQRFWQLMLYGVMIAYVSRFIKKLDKKTLFYNWIRYAALTSIALAFVGIVANLFGRFSLSCLLGISSVFAILQAIALPVMYDTVQEIVFLQIESSRLRKGIDRPFDHHIVIRKLRLPLTFIILILWFILLTSNLNIYPAISSSVDQFFNATRNVGSVSFRLISILLFFAIIWLAHLLQRLISYALGAVGSDLDDITEVTKGQHSRLLMIRLFVLCSGYLLAIAASGLPLDKITIVLGALSVGIGLGLQSIVNNLISGIILIFDGSLQVGDEIEVSGQSGKVKEIGLRASTINTADGAEVIIPNGILTSQNIVNWTYTNDQRRVMIEFSLSGEELDANVINEIINATLVNQPHVIGKKKPVILFTKVTPEACWLKVHFWTTISKREQVKSEALLHLKDGFASKGMMME
- a CDS encoding HesA/MoeB/ThiF family protein yields the protein MMEGDTERYSRHLLLPEIGEAGQRKLHGASVLVIGCGGLGCPALQYLTAVGVGRIGIVDADVVSVSNLQRQILFGTKDVGRYKVEVAKEKLSDLNPNITFDVYPEMLTMDNAEDIISRYDLVLDCCDNFPTRFLIGDVTARLQKPLVFGSIYQFEGQVSVFNYQQGPSYRDLFPEAPDGVRPASDVGVLGVLPGVVGAIQATEVVKIITGAGEVLSGKLLMYDALKMNLQVFRIKA
- the thiH gene encoding 2-iminoacetate synthase ThiH, which translates into the protein MSFKELFDTYQWEDVEKSITAKTARDVEIALAKDRCDLEDFKALISPAALPYLEQMAQKSHQNTLRRFGKTMQLYVPLYLSNKCHNSCVYCGFSVKNKIHRRVLTDSEIMQEVEVIKGMGFEHLLLVTGESPREVGVDYLKNAIRLLRPHFAQITCEVQPMDQADYETLAAEGMHGVYVYQETFNKDRYPEYHPAGKKADFYYRLETPERLGHAGVHKVGLGALIGLEEWRTELFFLAMHLNYLEKKFWQTKYSISFPRMRPFTGGFQPNVIMSDRELVQAICAFRLFDNEVELSISTRESAAFRDNLVKLGVTAMSAGSKTNPGGYAVSPETLEQFNINDDRTPVEICEMLRSKGYEAVWKDWDISMIALES
- a CDS encoding thiazole synthase codes for the protein MKPLVIAGKTFGSRLFTGTGKFSSSQIMEEALVASGSELVTVALKRVDTGNEQDDILSHLNHPQINLLPNTSGVRNAKEAVFAARMAREALGTNWVKLEIHPDPKYLLPDPIETLKATEELAKEGFVVMPYIHADPVLCKRLEDAGAAVVMPLGAPIGTNKGLRTIDFLEIIIEQSNVPVVVDAGIGAPSHAAWAMEMGADAVLVNTAIAVAGNPVEMAKAFRMAVECGRMAYEARLAKQLKHAEASSPLTSFLG
- the thiS gene encoding sulfur carrier protein ThiS gives rise to the protein MKVYVNNEPREITEQTFLISLLSELNLSETKGIAVAVNDEIVFRQNWPFVTLQENDKLTVIRATQGG